Proteins encoded together in one Scytonema millei VB511283 window:
- a CDS encoding TIGR03885 family FMN-dependent LLM class oxidoreductase: protein MAKIGYHASHEQFKPSELLHYVQIAQQAGFTHALSSDHFHPWSEQQGQSGFAWSWLGAAMQATPGLNYRVVCAPGQRYHPAIIAQAAATLAEMFPQRFWITVGSGQALNESITGDKWLCKSDRNTRLKECVDIMRALWRGETVTHKGLVCVEEAKLYSRPETPPLIIGAAVTAQTAEWLGSWADGLITISRPPEKLKPVVDAFRRGGGEGKPMLLKVQLSYDRTEDLARQKAHQQWRNNIFKNILMTELRSPQQFDAAGEFVKPEEMNEHVRISADPQQHIEWLQQDVELGFDELLLHNVNREQQQFIQVFGEKVLPVFGN, encoded by the coding sequence ATGGCAAAAATCGGCTATCACGCTTCCCACGAACAATTCAAGCCCAGCGAATTGTTGCATTACGTGCAAATAGCTCAACAAGCAGGTTTCACTCATGCTCTTTCCTCCGACCATTTTCACCCTTGGAGCGAACAACAAGGTCAAAGCGGTTTTGCTTGGTCTTGGTTGGGTGCGGCGATGCAAGCGACTCCTGGATTAAATTATCGCGTGGTCTGCGCCCCAGGGCAGCGATACCATCCGGCAATTATCGCTCAGGCGGCGGCTACATTAGCAGAAATGTTTCCGCAGCGTTTTTGGATAACTGTAGGTAGCGGTCAGGCACTTAATGAGAGCATTACAGGTGATAAGTGGTTGTGTAAAAGCGATCGCAATACTCGTTTAAAAGAATGCGTTGATATTATGCGTGCTTTGTGGCGCGGGGAAACCGTAACTCACAAAGGTCTAGTTTGCGTTGAAGAAGCAAAACTTTATTCGCGTCCCGAAACTCCACCCTTAATTATCGGTGCTGCTGTTACGGCTCAAACTGCCGAGTGGCTAGGAAGTTGGGCAGATGGGTTAATTACAATTTCTCGTCCGCCAGAGAAACTCAAACCAGTCGTCGATGCCTTTCGTCGGGGTGGGGGAGAAGGTAAACCAATGCTATTGAAAGTTCAGCTATCTTACGATCGCACAGAAGATCTGGCACGGCAAAAAGCCCATCAACAGTGGCGCAATAATATTTTCAAAAATATTCTCATGACCGAACTGCGATCGCCCCAGCAATTTGATGCAGCTGGAGAGTTTGTCAAACCGGAAGAAATGAACGAACACGTCCGTATCTCTGCCGACCCGCAGCAACATATAGAATGGTTACAGCAAGATGTAGAGTTAGGCTTTGACGAATTGCTGTTGCACAACGTCAACCGCGAACAACAACAATTTATTCAGGTTTTTGGCGAAAAAGTGTTACCCGTGTTTGGTAATTAA
- a CDS encoding GUN4 domain-containing protein has product MSSEIKESEAIARLAIIEAQLQQMTQMLSNLSDRLARSEESFLLVADVYRYKKLQELLAAGNFHAADWETIRLIQAVTGELELESITPEQIRSFPCNELQVIDNLWRKYSNGRFGFSVQTQIYQTIGGSIETTINQDYQIIESFGDRVGWRSNRKWLKCDDLDYTLTAPIGCHPSRWWNSPFGAKMTNYFFNRLITCQL; this is encoded by the coding sequence ATGTCTAGTGAAATTAAAGAATCGGAAGCGATCGCCCGTTTAGCAATCATAGAAGCGCAACTCCAGCAGATGACTCAAATGCTATCAAATTTGAGCGATCGCCTAGCTCGGTCGGAGGAAAGTTTTCTGCTAGTGGCTGATGTCTACCGCTACAAAAAGTTGCAAGAACTGCTGGCTGCTGGAAATTTCCATGCAGCGGACTGGGAAACGATTCGTCTCATTCAAGCTGTGACGGGAGAGTTAGAACTAGAATCCATTACTCCCGAACAAATCAGAAGTTTTCCCTGTAACGAACTACAAGTTATAGATAACCTTTGGCGCAAGTATAGTAACGGTCGCTTTGGCTTCAGCGTCCAAACGCAAATTTATCAAACCATTGGCGGCTCTATAGAGACCACAATTAATCAAGATTATCAAATCATCGAGTCCTTTGGCGATCGCGTCGGTTGGCGATCGAATCGTAAATGGCTCAAATGTGACGATCTAGACTATACTCTCACAGCACCTATTGGTTGCCATCCCTCCCGTTGGTGGAATTCTCCCTTTGGCGCAAAAATGACCAACTATTTCTTTAATCGGCTAATAACCTGCCAGCTTTAA
- the glpK gene encoding glycerol kinase GlpK translates to MQYILGLDLGTTGNRAILFDAEGAIAGQAYKELTQYYPQPGYLEHDPEEIWQDTYTCIQQVFKQTGISASAIAAIGLSVQRETCLLWDKTTGKPLHKAIVWQDRRTASMCRQLQAKGQAKIIQARTGLIVDAYFSATKFAWLLDWVRNQNINLDNILAGTIDTWILWKLTGGKVHATDRSNASRTMLMNLAEGKWDSQLLDLFQIPDRIMPQIQPSLGIFGETDPQLFGTPIPIAAVFGDQQAALFAHGCDRPGMVKCTYGTGCFLIAHTGEELTRSHHQLLSTVAWTQVLANGKTVTSYALEAAMFTTGACIQWLRDGLKLIDSAAETEYLARQVTDNNGVYFVPALSGLGAPRWDMGARGAFMGITGGVQREHMVRAVLEAIAYQVKEAIEAMNRDSSKAIEVLKVDGGACQNDFLMQFQADALGIPIERPVVLEATAQGAAFGAGLAIGYWTDYQKLCRSRKIDRIFEPGTGAIQAQENFDTWLKAVHRAQHWVDESHL, encoded by the coding sequence ATGCAATACATTCTAGGATTAGATCTAGGCACGACAGGGAATCGAGCAATTTTGTTTGATGCTGAAGGTGCGATCGCCGGTCAAGCCTATAAAGAACTAACGCAATATTATCCTCAACCTGGTTATTTAGAACACGATCCAGAAGAGATTTGGCAAGATACTTATACTTGTATACAACAAGTTTTCAAACAAACAGGTATTTCAGCCAGTGCGATCGCGGCGATTGGGTTGTCGGTGCAGCGAGAAACCTGTTTATTGTGGGATAAGACAACAGGTAAACCCTTGCATAAAGCAATTGTCTGGCAAGATCGGCGTACCGCGTCTATGTGTCGGCAATTACAAGCAAAAGGACAAGCCAAGATAATTCAAGCACGGACTGGATTGATTGTCGATGCCTACTTTTCGGCAACTAAATTCGCGTGGTTGCTCGATTGGGTACGGAATCAAAATATAAATTTGGATAATATTCTGGCTGGGACGATCGACACTTGGATCTTATGGAAGTTAACGGGTGGCAAGGTTCACGCTACCGATCGCAGTAATGCCAGCCGCACGATGTTAATGAATCTGGCTGAGGGAAAATGGGATTCGCAACTACTCGATTTATTTCAAATTCCCGATCGCATCATGCCGCAAATTCAGCCTAGTTTGGGCATATTTGGCGAAACCGATCCGCAGCTATTCGGAACGCCAATTCCGATCGCAGCAGTATTTGGCGATCAACAGGCGGCGCTATTTGCCCACGGGTGCGATCGCCCTGGGATGGTGAAATGTACGTATGGGACGGGATGTTTTTTAATTGCCCATACAGGTGAAGAACTGACGCGATCGCATCACCAGTTATTATCAACTGTTGCCTGGACGCAAGTTTTAGCAAACGGAAAAACGGTGACGAGTTACGCTTTAGAAGCGGCTATGTTTACGACAGGCGCTTGCATTCAGTGGTTGCGAGATGGTTTGAAGCTGATCGATTCAGCCGCCGAAACCGAATACCTGGCACGTCAAGTTACAGATAATAACGGTGTTTACTTCGTCCCGGCATTAAGTGGATTGGGTGCGCCTCGCTGGGATATGGGCGCCAGGGGTGCTTTTATGGGAATTACAGGCGGCGTACAGCGCGAACATATGGTTAGAGCCGTTTTAGAAGCGATCGCTTATCAGGTAAAAGAGGCGATCGAGGCGATGAATCGAGATTCTAGCAAAGCGATCGAAGTGTTGAAAGTTGACGGGGGTGCTTGTCAAAATGACTTTTTAATGCAGTTCCAAGCCGATGCACTCGGAATTCCGATCGAGCGTCCGGTTGTGTTAGAAGCAACGGCTCAAGGCGCAGCCTTTGGTGCCGGATTGGCGATCGGTTATTGGACTGATTATCAAAAGTTGTGTCGCAGTCGGAAAATCGACCGAATTTTTGAGCCAGGAACGGGGGCAATTCAAGCACAAGAAAATTTTGACACTTGGCTGAAAGCTGTCCACCGCGCTCAGCATTGGGTTGATGAATCTCATCTCTGA
- a CDS encoding cadmium resistance transporter, translating into MIGIGMAFAEGLIAFVATNIDDIIVLLLFFSQISANFRPRHIIIGQYLGFTTIVFASLPGFFGGLIVPREWIGLLGLLPIIIGIKQLVDRDTEAAQVQTVTSFENSSYPNPSVSLLLSLLNPQTYKVAAVTVANGGDNISIYIPLFAGTKLTSLGIILAVFFLMVGVWCAIAYLLTRQPTLANLLSRYGQPIVPFILIGLGLFIMYERGTFGLIFSA; encoded by the coding sequence ATGATCGGAATTGGCATGGCTTTTGCAGAAGGTTTAATTGCCTTTGTTGCTACAAATATCGATGATATTATTGTCTTGCTACTCTTTTTCTCTCAAATAAGTGCTAATTTTCGTCCTCGGCATATCATTATCGGTCAGTATCTGGGTTTTACAACTATTGTTTTTGCTAGCTTACCAGGTTTTTTTGGTGGTTTAATCGTACCGCGAGAATGGATTGGTTTATTAGGACTCTTGCCCATAATAATTGGGATTAAGCAACTCGTGGATCGCGACACAGAAGCCGCACAAGTACAAACAGTAACCAGCTTTGAAAATTCTAGTTATCCTAACCCCTCAGTCTCTTTGCTTTTAAGTCTTTTAAACCCTCAGACTTATAAGGTTGCAGCAGTAACAGTTGCTAACGGTGGCGATAATATTAGTATCTATATTCCCTTATTTGCTGGCACTAAACTGACTAGTTTAGGGATAATTCTTGCTGTATTTTTTTTGATGGTAGGAGTTTGGTGTGCGATCGCATATTTATTAACTCGCCAACCTACTCTTGCCAATCTTTTAAGTCGTTACGGTCAACCGATAGTTCCTTTCATATTGATTGGCTTAGGGTTATTTATTATGTATGAAAGAGGCACATTCGGGCTAATATTCTCAGCTTAA
- the pyrE gene encoding orotate phosphoribosyltransferase → MTTDLTALRQELLDLFCQLAYKEGDFVLSSGQRSSYYINGKLVTLHPQGALAIGRLLLSLLPPDTQAVAGLTLGADPIVSAVSVVSAIENRPIPALIIRKETKGHGTRAYIEGPVLPDGALVVVLEDVVTTGQSAMKAVERLQEAGYKVEEVISLVDRKQGGTELYAAQGLKFRTLFSIEELQARYQQMNS, encoded by the coding sequence ATGACAACCGATTTAACTGCACTACGCCAAGAACTACTCGATCTATTCTGTCAACTTGCCTACAAGGAGGGTGATTTCGTCCTGTCTTCGGGTCAACGCAGTTCCTATTACATTAATGGCAAATTAGTCACGTTACACCCTCAAGGTGCTTTGGCGATCGGTCGTTTGTTATTATCTCTGCTACCACCAGACACGCAAGCAGTAGCAGGATTGACACTGGGAGCCGATCCTATTGTTAGTGCTGTAAGTGTGGTTTCTGCGATTGAAAATCGTCCCATACCAGCTTTGATTATTCGTAAAGAAACTAAAGGACATGGTACGAGAGCGTATATTGAAGGTCCAGTATTACCAGATGGTGCTTTGGTTGTGGTTCTAGAAGATGTTGTCACGACTGGACAATCGGCAATGAAAGCAGTGGAAAGATTGCAAGAGGCGGGTTACAAAGTCGAGGAAGTTATATCGTTGGTAGATCGAAAGCAAGGTGGTACTGAGTTATATGCAGCGCAAGGATTGAAGTTTCGGACATTATTTTCCATTGAGGAGCTTCAAGCGCGATATCAACAAATGAATTCTTAA
- a CDS encoding hemolysin family protein: protein MSAFPPLNWADIWLRLLSVLLLIAINAFFVTAEFSLVSVRRSRIYQLVEAGDWQALTVQSLQRSLDRVLSTTQLGITLSSLALGWIGESTMGVLVAAWLEQLPLPAGERAFITHAISISVAFFLVAYLQIVLGELCPKSVALLYSEQLARLLGSPLKAIARIFTPFVWILNQSTRFLLRLVGIQYTGQAWRPPVTPEELQLIISTERESTGLEAEERALLNNIFEFGTVKVGAVMVQRPQIIALSMNATLQTLLQAVAATGHSRYPIIGKSLDEVRGIIHLKDLAEPLALGKISLSTEIYPWMRPAQFVPEHTSLGELLPIMQQSLRHSIRAERATIIVVNEFGGTVGLVTLQDLIAEIIGDAGAIESTDELLIQSLDDRTYLVQAQMNLEDLNKLLNLDLPLRQDYQTLGGFILYQLQEIPAVGTTLNYQNLEFTIVSVEGPRLDEIKIHLLKGAGSRGKRAEGAEGAEGAEGEKRAEG from the coding sequence ATGAGTGCTTTTCCTCCCCTGAATTGGGCAGATATTTGGCTCAGATTGTTATCTGTGCTGTTGTTGATTGCAATTAATGCTTTTTTTGTCACGGCTGAGTTTTCCCTTGTTTCCGTGAGGCGATCGCGGATTTATCAGTTGGTAGAAGCGGGAGACTGGCAAGCGCTGACAGTACAATCGCTACAACGCAGTCTCGATCGCGTCCTCTCTACTACCCAACTCGGGATCACTCTTTCTAGTCTTGCCTTGGGTTGGATTGGCGAGAGTACGATGGGCGTACTGGTTGCTGCTTGGTTAGAGCAGTTACCCCTACCTGCGGGAGAGCGAGCTTTTATTACCCATGCGATCTCCATTTCAGTTGCTTTTTTTCTAGTTGCCTACTTGCAAATCGTGCTGGGAGAATTGTGTCCCAAGTCAGTCGCGCTGCTCTACTCCGAGCAACTGGCGCGATTGTTGGGTTCACCCCTCAAAGCGATCGCCCGCATTTTTACGCCCTTTGTCTGGATTCTCAACCAATCCACGCGCTTTCTGTTGCGTTTGGTGGGTATTCAATACACGGGACAAGCTTGGAGACCACCAGTCACTCCCGAAGAGTTACAACTGATTATTTCTACCGAGCGAGAATCGACTGGCTTAGAAGCAGAAGAACGAGCGTTACTGAATAATATTTTTGAATTCGGTACGGTCAAAGTTGGGGCAGTCATGGTACAGCGTCCGCAAATTATTGCTTTATCCATGAACGCCACGTTACAAACTCTGTTGCAAGCAGTTGCAGCTACGGGACACTCTCGCTACCCCATTATTGGTAAATCGTTGGACGAAGTACGGGGCATTATTCACCTCAAAGACCTAGCAGAACCACTCGCTCTAGGAAAAATTTCCCTATCAACAGAAATTTATCCCTGGATGCGTCCTGCCCAATTTGTACCGGAACACACCTCATTAGGCGAACTGCTGCCCATCATGCAGCAAAGCCTGAGACATTCCATCCGTGCGGAACGAGCCACGATTATAGTTGTCAACGAGTTTGGTGGAACCGTAGGACTAGTGACGCTACAAGATTTAATCGCCGAAATTATTGGCGATGCAGGGGCGATAGAAAGCACCGATGAGCTGTTGATCCAGAGTTTAGACGACAGAACATACTTGGTACAGGCACAAATGAACCTAGAAGACCTCAACAAGTTATTGAATTTAGATTTGCCTCTGAGACAAGATTATCAAACCTTGGGGGGATTTATTTTGTATCAACTACAAGAAATTCCTGCCGTCGGCACAACCTTAAATTATCAAAACCTAGAATTTACAATTGTTTCTGTTGAAGGACCTCGCCTTGACGAGATTAAGATTCACCTTTTGAAGGGAGCAGGGAGCAGGGGAAAGAGAGCTGAGGGAGCTGAGGGAGCTGAGGGAGCTGAGGGAGAAAAGAGAGCTGAGGGGTAG
- the queC gene encoding 7-cyano-7-deazaguanine synthase QueC: protein MTNNKAVILLSGGLDSSTVLYQARADGYDCYAISFDYQQRHRRELEAAKTIAQSAEVVDHQLISFDLRQWGGSALTDDSINLPQARSLDEMAQNIPVTYVPARNTIFLSFALAYAETLNASRVYIGVNALDYSGYPDCRPDYIQAMQEVFRLGTKQGREGNAIAIVAPLIQLKKTEIIQLGDRLGVPWEKTWSCYAGDELACGVCDSCRLRLAAFAALGMEDPLPYRRE, encoded by the coding sequence ATGACAAATAACAAAGCCGTAATTTTGCTATCTGGGGGATTGGACTCATCTACGGTGCTATACCAAGCACGGGCAGATGGCTATGATTGCTATGCGATTTCTTTTGATTATCAACAGCGACATCGCCGAGAATTAGAGGCAGCTAAGACGATCGCACAGTCGGCTGAAGTGGTTGACCATCAACTCATATCTTTCGATCTACGGCAGTGGGGCGGTTCTGCTTTAACTGATGACAGCATCAATTTACCCCAAGCGCGATCGCTGGACGAAATGGCGCAAAATATACCCGTTACCTACGTACCAGCCCGCAATACAATCTTTTTGAGTTTTGCTCTGGCTTATGCTGAAACTTTAAACGCTAGCCGCGTCTACATTGGCGTAAATGCCCTCGATTACTCCGGCTACCCTGATTGCCGTCCCGATTATATCCAAGCTATGCAAGAGGTATTTCGTTTAGGCACGAAACAAGGGCGAGAAGGAAACGCGATCGCAATTGTTGCTCCTCTGATTCAGCTGAAAAAAACCGAAATTATTCAACTGGGCGATCGATTGGGCGTACCTTGGGAAAAAACCTGGTCTTGCTACGCAGGCGACGAACTTGCTTGCGGCGTTTGTGATTCATGCCGTCTGCGCCTAGCTGCATTTGCTGCTCTAGGGATGGAAGATCCTTTGCCTTATAGGAGGGAGTAG
- a CDS encoding Gfo/Idh/MocA family protein produces MSKGQVVPQMQRNQPEAIKIGVVGVGNMGQHHARVLSLLKDVELVGIADINVERGLDIASKYRVRFFEDYRDLLPHVEAVCVAVPTRAHYAVGMTCLKEGVHVLIEKPIAASISEAESLVNTAAQAQRILQVGHIERFSPAFQELSKVLKTEQLMAIEARRMSPAAQRANDVSVVLDLMIHDIDLLLELADAPVVKLTASGSCGSDSGYLDYVTATLGFANGIVATLTASKVTHRKIRRIAAHCKNSLTEADFLNNEILIHRQTTANCMTEHGQVLYRQDGLIEKVYTSNADKLCAELEHFVSCVRGGSQPSVGGEQALKALRLASLIEQMAVDGHAWKLPEREYEYPIVAV; encoded by the coding sequence ATGTCTAAGGGGCAAGTAGTCCCGCAGATGCAGCGCAACCAACCTGAAGCAATTAAGATTGGCGTGGTTGGAGTGGGTAATATGGGGCAACATCACGCCCGCGTCCTAAGTTTACTCAAGGACGTGGAACTTGTGGGTATAGCAGATATCAATGTCGAGCGAGGACTCGATATTGCTAGTAAGTATAGAGTGCGTTTTTTTGAAGACTATCGAGATTTACTGCCTCATGTCGAGGCAGTTTGCGTAGCTGTCCCCACTCGCGCCCATTATGCTGTTGGGATGACCTGCCTAAAAGAAGGGGTTCACGTCCTGATTGAAAAGCCGATCGCTGCTAGTATTTCTGAAGCAGAATCTCTGGTCAATACAGCTGCTCAAGCTCAAAGAATTCTTCAAGTCGGTCATATCGAACGCTTCAGCCCAGCATTTCAAGAATTAAGCAAAGTTTTAAAGACGGAGCAATTGATGGCAATCGAGGCTCGTCGCATGAGTCCCGCTGCTCAAAGAGCCAATGATGTCTCGGTCGTGTTAGATTTAATGATTCATGACATTGACCTATTGTTAGAATTAGCTGACGCGCCAGTAGTGAAGCTAACTGCCAGTGGTAGCTGTGGTTCTGATTCAGGATATTTAGATTACGTAACGGCAACTCTAGGTTTTGCGAATGGAATCGTAGCAACGCTGACAGCTAGTAAAGTGACTCACCGCAAAATTCGTCGCATCGCTGCCCATTGTAAAAATTCCTTGACTGAGGCAGATTTTCTGAACAATGAAATTCTGATCCACCGTCAAACCACTGCTAACTGTATGACAGAACACGGTCAGGTGCTTTACCGTCAAGATGGCTTGATTGAAAAAGTTTACACGAGCAACGCCGATAAACTTTGCGCCGAATTAGAACATTTTGTGAGCTGCGTGCGTGGTGGTAGCCAGCCCTCTGTAGGAGGAGAACAAGCACTGAAAGCTTTGCGCTTGGCAAGTTTAATCGAGCAAATGGCTGTAGATGGTCATGCCTGGAAGCTACCAGAACGGGAGTACGAATATCCAATCGTTGCCGTTTAA
- a CDS encoding glycerol-3-phosphate acyltransferase, producing the protein MQQVWGVLAIFILCPCLGGLPLIAWITRALTGRQLERVGTGNISVSAAFYHGGKLAGILAVLSEALKGIAAVLLARAFFPTQPAWELIALIALVMGRYWVGKGAGTTNVVWGYVVHDWRVALLVFLIGGISFTLLREKELGRFGVLFLFATITALLHLNDFGRIVAAIALAILIGWIYKKIPDDLDLSPTAGQAGSEKMFRFFRGDKAIVSLDDRLDPQKVGDKAATLSQLKSWGYPVPMGWVLVPGDDPEPLIQALQPSATQPLVVRSSAIGEDSEQAAAAGQYETVLQVTSRSMLRQAIARTQASYDLPNAVEYRRARGQIDAAMAVLIQKQVQGVFSGVAFSRDPITQQGNAVAIEALPGEAQQVVSGRLTPEQYRVAIADVETLNVTSLQMNGEGDVPLELIKQVALLARKIEDRYHGIPQDIEWSYDGSQLWLLQSRPITTLLPIWTRKIAAEVIPGAIRPLTWSINRPLTCGVWGEIFTIVLGDRSQGLDFNETATLHYSRAYFNASLLGQIFRLMGLPAESLEFLTRGAKFSKPPLSSTLKNVPGLLRLLGRELSLVRDFQQDERQYFRPGLAKLEQRSLQELSTQELLERIEGILSLLKRATYYSILAPLSAALRQAVFRVRDDKIDNSKTPEVAALREIAALAKKARKIAPQLSPERAFEQLEDTAPGREILQQFEQLLDRYGYLSQVGTDIAVPTWKEEPQVVRELFMQMLSVEEGSFRSDRLEMQRSTTRVQQRIDLKGRVTQVYSRLLAELRWCFVRLEEISLHSGQLSQPGDIFFLEFPEVQRVVAEDVEFISQLTQLVEARRSQFDRDSQLNPIPPLIYGNSPPTLVRAHSSAPLPSLTPHSSLLQGIPASSGQVTGTIVVLHDWQMLPEIDKTTILVVPYTDSGWVAAIARAGGLIAEVGGRLSHGAIVAREYGIPAVMDVRDATHLLRDGQQVRLDGQQGTVEILDSD; encoded by the coding sequence ATGCAGCAAGTTTGGGGTGTACTTGCGATTTTCATTCTCTGCCCCTGTTTGGGCGGACTACCGTTAATTGCTTGGATAACTCGCGCCTTAACAGGGCGACAACTGGAGCGGGTGGGAACTGGTAATATCAGTGTCTCAGCCGCTTTTTATCATGGTGGGAAGTTAGCGGGCATTTTAGCGGTACTATCGGAGGCATTGAAAGGTATTGCCGCAGTTCTGCTAGCACGGGCATTTTTCCCAACTCAACCAGCGTGGGAATTAATTGCCCTAATTGCCTTGGTCATGGGTCGTTACTGGGTTGGGAAAGGCGCGGGAACCACAAATGTTGTTTGGGGTTATGTCGTCCATGATTGGCGAGTCGCGCTTTTGGTATTTTTAATTGGAGGGATTAGTTTTACTCTGCTGCGGGAAAAAGAGCTGGGAAGATTTGGCGTATTATTTCTCTTTGCCACAATTACGGCACTGTTACACTTAAATGATTTTGGCAGAATAGTCGCCGCGATCGCCTTAGCAATATTAATTGGCTGGATTTACAAAAAGATTCCCGACGATCTAGATTTATCTCCAACAGCAGGACAAGCCGGATCTGAAAAAATGTTTCGCTTTTTTCGCGGTGATAAGGCAATTGTTTCTCTCGACGACCGACTCGATCCTCAAAAAGTCGGCGATAAAGCAGCTACTTTGTCTCAACTGAAAAGCTGGGGTTATCCCGTACCGATGGGATGGGTACTCGTGCCAGGAGACGACCCAGAACCTCTAATTCAAGCTTTGCAACCTTCAGCTACCCAACCGCTGGTAGTTCGTTCCTCAGCAATTGGAGAAGACTCGGAACAAGCGGCGGCGGCGGGACAGTATGAAACCGTACTGCAAGTTACCAGTCGCTCTATGTTACGGCAGGCGATCGCCCGTACTCAAGCTTCTTATGACTTGCCAAATGCAGTAGAGTATCGTCGTGCTAGGGGGCAAATCGATGCAGCAATGGCTGTGTTGATTCAAAAGCAAGTTCAGGGAGTTTTTTCTGGCGTAGCTTTTAGCCGCGACCCAATTACCCAGCAAGGGAATGCTGTTGCGATAGAAGCTTTGCCCGGTGAAGCGCAACAGGTAGTTTCGGGACGATTGACTCCAGAACAATATCGGGTTGCGATCGCAGATGTAGAGACATTAAATGTAACGTCTTTACAAATGAATGGTGAAGGAGACGTACCGCTAGAACTGATTAAACAAGTTGCCCTCCTCGCCCGCAAAATCGAAGATCGATACCACGGTATTCCTCAAGATATTGAGTGGAGTTACGACGGGAGCCAATTGTGGCTGCTGCAATCGCGTCCGATTACAACTCTTCTGCCAATTTGGACGCGCAAGATTGCGGCTGAAGTGATTCCTGGGGCAATTCGCCCGTTAACTTGGTCGATCAACCGTCCGCTAACTTGTGGCGTGTGGGGGGAGATTTTTACAATTGTTTTGGGCGATCGCTCGCAAGGATTAGACTTTAACGAAACAGCAACACTGCACTACTCCCGCGCCTATTTCAATGCGTCGTTGTTAGGACAAATTTTTCGATTGATGGGTTTGCCTGCGGAAAGCCTGGAGTTTTTGACCAGGGGAGCTAAGTTTAGTAAACCGCCTTTAAGTTCTACGTTAAAAAATGTACCTGGGTTGCTGCGGTTACTAGGTCGTGAATTGAGTTTAGTCCGAGATTTTCAACAAGACGAGCGGCAGTATTTTCGTCCTGGTTTGGCAAAATTAGAGCAGCGATCGCTACAAGAACTCTCTACACAAGAATTGCTAGAACGGATAGAAGGAATTTTATCACTCCTCAAACGGGCTACTTATTATAGTATTTTGGCTCCCTTAAGCGCTGCCCTACGACAAGCGGTATTTCGAGTCCGAGATGACAAAATCGACAACAGCAAAACGCCAGAAGTAGCCGCATTGCGCGAAATTGCAGCTTTGGCAAAAAAAGCTCGAAAAATCGCGCCGCAATTATCTCCAGAACGAGCATTTGAGCAGTTGGAGGACACTGCGCCCGGGAGAGAAATTTTGCAGCAGTTCGAGCAATTGCTCGATCGCTACGGCTATTTGAGTCAGGTAGGCACAGATATCGCGGTTCCCACTTGGAAGGAGGAACCGCAGGTAGTACGAGAATTATTTATGCAGATGTTGAGCGTGGAGGAAGGCAGTTTTAGAAGCGATCGCTTAGAAATGCAACGCAGTACAACGAGAGTTCAGCAACGCATAGATCTTAAAGGGCGAGTTACGCAAGTATACAGCCGCTTATTAGCAGAATTACGCTGGTGTTTCGTGCGACTAGAGGAGATATCTTTGCACTCAGGGCAATTATCTCAACCTGGTGATATTTTCTTTTTAGAATTTCCTGAAGTTCAACGAGTTGTTGCTGAAGATGTGGAGTTTATATCTCAATTAACACAATTAGTCGAAGCGAGGCGATCGCAATTCGATCGAGACAGTCAACTCAACCCCATACCTCCCCTCATTTACGGCAATTCTCCCCCAACTCTTGTACGGGCGCACAGCAGTGCGCCCCTACCTTCCCTCACTCCTCACTCCTCACTCCTCCAAGGAATTCCCGCTAGTTCCGGTCAAGTCACGGGAACGATCGTCGTGTTGCACGATTGGCAAATGCTGCCAGAGATCGATAAAACAACAATTTTAGTCGTACCTTACACCGATTCCGGTTGGGTAGCCGCGATCGCTAGGGCTGGAGGATTGATCGCCGAAGTCGGAGGAAGATTATCTCATGGGGCGATCGTAGCGCGAGAGTATGGCATTCCTGCGGTGATGGATGTGCGCGACGCAACTCATTTATTGCGCGACGGTCAGCAGGTGCGGCTCGACGGTCAACAGGGTACGGTAGAGATTCTCGACAGCGATTGA